Below is a window of Anaerolineae bacterium DNA.
ATCTTGAAGGCTATGCCCTTTTTACCTAATTGTTCCGTGACGCCCCTACTATATCTGGGGGCTCTCACGGATATTCTGAAAGAGCCAAGAACATTTTGAACACAAGCGAGGGAAATTTTTACCGCCGAGACACAGAGAACACAGAGGAAAAATAACAAAACTCTGTGAACTCCGCGCCTCTGCGTTGTTTAATATCATCTTGACCACTACAGAATATAGAAGAAAACGTGAAAAACTAGGCCATCTGTTGTATGGCTACCGCCCGGCCATCGCCCGCCAGCGGTCGGCCAGGCTGCGCGATTGCGACGTTTGGCGGGCCAGGGCCTCGGCTGAAGGTTTGGCCCACGAGGGGACCGGCACGTTGTAATCAAAACCCGGAAGCGTTTTTCGCTCAATTTTGTAGCCAAGCAAATACTCAATCCGGTAAATCATGGCTTCGTCGTCGGGCGTCACCAGGGTTATGGCGTCGCCATCGGCCTGGGCGCGGGCGGTACGGCCTACCCGGTGCACGTAATCTTCGGCGTGCTCCGGCACATCATAATTGATCACGTGCGAGATGCCTTCCACGTCCAGGCCGCGGGCGGCGATGTTGGTGGCCACCAAAACCTGATACTTACCTGAACGAAAGCCCTCCAATGCCGCTATGCGCTGTGATTGTTTGAAATTGCCATGAATACAGGCCACCGAAATTTTAGCCCGCTTGAGTTGCCGGGTAACAATATCGGCTTCCTGTTTGGTGTCGGTAAAAACCAGCATGCTGCTAATGTCCATCTGTTCCAGCAAGGCGATCAGCAGTTGGGTTTTAAGGTGTTTGGGCACGGGATAGAGGGCTTGCCGGATGGCTTCCGGCGGGCGGGCCAAACCGATCTCGATCATCAGCGGGTTATGCTGAAATTGGCGGGTCAGATTTAAAACAGGGCCGGACATAGTGGCGGAAAAGAGCATGGTCTGGCGCTGCCGGGGCATCTGGTTGACGATCTGTTTGATGTCGGGTAGAAAACCCATATCCAACATCCGGTCGGCTTCGTCCAGCACCAACACCTGTAGCTCTTTGAAATTTATATTTTTGCGCCGCAGATGATCCTGCAAGCGTCCCGGCGTGGCCACAATCACATCAACCCCTCGCCGCAGCTTATTGATTTGAGAACCCATTTTGGCCCCGCCGTAAACAGCCGCAATTTGTATTGGGGTGTGGGCGGCTAAGCTTTTCGCTTCTTCGGTAACTTGGATAACCAATTCGCGGGTAGGCGCCAAAACCACCACCCGGGGATTTTTTGTTTTACCTTGCTCCCGTAACAGTTGCTGTAAAACCGGCAGTAAAAAGGCGATGGTTTTGCCTGTGCCGGTTTGGGCGCAACCAATGATATCGCGCCCTTCCAGGGCAGGCGGAATGGCCTGCGCCTGGATGGGTGTTGTTTGATTATATCCCATGGCCGTTACGGCCTTTTGTAGGGATTTGCTTAAATTCAATTCTGAAAAATACATAGAACTCCTTCGTGTAACTCATAAAAAAACCGCTCCAATTCGTCGAACCGGAGCGGTGAAAGTTGCCAAACCGATTAACTTACAGCAATAGTTATACCAGTTAAGGGGAATTATGACAAATCGTCACCCGGAGTCGGATGTATGTTATTACATCTGGCCGGCCATAAAAGTTGACGAACCTGATTGTTTTGCCGTATCATAGAAGTTGTTGAAAAACAACAATTTAGTTTTACGTTAGGGAGCAAAACATTTTGTCA
It encodes the following:
- a CDS encoding DEAD/DEAH box helicase — its product is MYFSELNLSKSLQKAVTAMGYNQTTPIQAQAIPPALEGRDIIGCAQTGTGKTIAFLLPVLQQLLREQGKTKNPRVVVLAPTRELVIQVTEEAKSLAAHTPIQIAAVYGGAKMGSQINKLRRGVDVIVATPGRLQDHLRRKNINFKELQVLVLDEADRMLDMGFLPDIKQIVNQMPRQRQTMLFSATMSGPVLNLTRQFQHNPLMIEIGLARPPEAIRQALYPVPKHLKTQLLIALLEQMDISSMLVFTDTKQEADIVTRQLKRAKISVACIHGNFKQSQRIAALEGFRSGKYQVLVATNIAARGLDVEGISHVINYDVPEHAEDYVHRVGRTARAQADGDAITLVTPDDEAMIYRIEYLLGYKIERKTLPGFDYNVPVPSWAKPSAEALARQTSQSRSLADRWRAMAGR